In Aquiflexum balticum DSM 16537, a single genomic region encodes these proteins:
- a CDS encoding metallophosphoesterase family protein — protein MNFSRRLFLKKSIAASVVSALIPIPSAVLALGDSKSISWVQVSSEMDGETIRNLIESSYVRKSSPIFVSTGRYSGAKEMMTDLSSKPITQLINFDPSLLQLSEEDLQKRIADTPYPLINSNFEKSSRCALSALKEKLIIKLNGEKMGVLGIAFTGSNQSITQILNIIQSKSQELKNEGCDKVICLLENPKDVFPYLGYRDFVENSQNVDWFFTDSDKSDKSKCFSFRNKDNQEVFLQVHSENSKNLGVTTINMYQGIFNHYII, from the coding sequence GGCAGTATTGGCTTTGGGAGACTCCAAGTCAATCAGCTGGGTTCAAGTCAGTTCAGAAATGGATGGTGAGACCATAAGGAATCTCATCGAATCCAGCTACGTAAGGAAATCTTCCCCGATTTTTGTCAGTACTGGTAGGTATAGCGGTGCAAAGGAAATGATGACTGATTTGTCTTCGAAACCTATTACCCAGCTGATCAATTTTGACCCCAGTCTTTTGCAACTTTCCGAGGAAGATTTGCAAAAGAGAATTGCCGACACACCGTACCCCCTTATCAATTCTAATTTTGAAAAAAGTTCAAGATGCGCATTGTCTGCTCTTAAGGAAAAGTTGATTATCAAGTTGAATGGAGAAAAGATGGGCGTATTAGGTATAGCATTTACAGGAAGTAACCAAAGTATCACCCAAATTCTCAACATAATCCAATCAAAAAGTCAAGAATTGAAAAATGAAGGATGTGATAAGGTCATTTGTTTGTTGGAAAACCCCAAAGATGTTTTTCCTTATTTGGGTTACAGGGACTTCGTAGAAAACAGCCAAAATGTCGATTGGTTTTTTACAGATTCAGATAAGTCAGATAAATCAAAGTGCTTTTCATTTAGAAACAAAGATAATCAGGAGGTATTCCTTCAAGTCCATTCCGAAAATTCCAAAAATTTAGGAGTTACTACTATTAACATGTATCAAGGAATTTTTAATCACTACATCATTTAA
- a CDS encoding phage tail protein, producing the protein MEPFLGQIMMVAFDFAPRGWALCNGQLLSISQNQALFSLLGTTYGGNGTTTFALPDLRGRMALHPGQGPGLPPYTLGERSGSPTTTLLVSNLPPHSHPIQASSANGTQSDPIGAYPANANVVPERGADPVGVDAYATSANGTMAPGVVGNSGGGQPFNNMPPYLAVNHVIALQGIFPSRS; encoded by the coding sequence ATGGAACCTTTTCTAGGACAAATCATGATGGTAGCCTTCGATTTTGCACCGCGAGGCTGGGCATTATGCAACGGTCAGCTTTTATCTATTTCCCAAAATCAAGCTTTATTTTCGTTGCTGGGCACTACCTATGGTGGCAATGGTACAACAACCTTTGCGCTGCCCGATCTTAGGGGACGTATGGCGCTCCATCCGGGTCAGGGACCAGGTTTGCCGCCTTATACTCTGGGTGAAAGAAGTGGGTCACCTACTACCACTTTACTGGTAAGCAACCTCCCGCCTCATAGCCATCCTATTCAGGCTTCATCAGCAAATGGGACCCAATCAGATCCTATTGGCGCATACCCTGCCAATGCTAATGTGGTACCGGAGCGGGGAGCAGATCCTGTAGGGGTCGATGCTTATGCTACAAGTGCTAATGGGACTATGGCTCCTGGCGTGGTTGGAAATTCAGGAGGGGGGCAACCATTCAACAATATGCCTCCCTATTTGGCAGTAAATCATGTTATTGCTCTTCAAGGTATTTTCCCTTCCAGGTCATAA
- a CDS encoding phage tail protein, with protein MEPFVGQIIETPYNFAPLGWAFCDGSLLAISENDALFALIGTTYGGDGQTTFALPDLRGRMAIHVGQGPGLPFYSLGERAGAATTTLSVNNIPPHNHPIQASSADGTQSNPSGAFPANANVVPERGADPVGVDAYATSANGTMAPGVVGNSGGGQAFNNMPPYLAVNYIIALFGIFPSRS; from the coding sequence ATGGAGCCATTTGTAGGACAAATCATAGAAACCCCATACAATTTTGCCCCTCTAGGCTGGGCATTTTGTGACGGTTCTCTCTTAGCAATTTCAGAAAATGACGCTTTATTCGCATTGATAGGCACCACCTATGGGGGAGATGGCCAAACAACCTTTGCGCTGCCCGATCTCAGGGGACGCATGGCGATCCATGTGGGTCAGGGACCAGGTTTGCCTTTTTATAGCCTGGGTGAAAGAGCGGGGGCAGCCACTACCACTTTATCAGTAAACAACATTCCTCCTCACAACCATCCAATTCAAGCTTCATCAGCAGATGGAACCCAATCCAATCCTAGCGGAGCATTCCCCGCCAATGCCAATGTGGTACCTGAGCGGGGAGCAGATCCTGTAGGGGTCGATGCTTATGCTACAAGTGCTAATGGAACTATGGCTCCTGGCGTGGTTGGCAATTCAGGAGGGGGACAAGCATTCAACAATATGCCTCCCTATTTGGCAGTGAATTATATTATTGCACTCTTTGGAATTTTTCCTTCAAGATCTTGA